In Lactuca sativa cultivar Salinas chromosome 5, Lsat_Salinas_v11, whole genome shotgun sequence, the DNA window ACCTCTTCAACCGTTTATTTTCTTTATCGGCTGGGGTTCTGCCTCTTTTCCTTGAACCAACGTTTGAGCTTTGAACCCGGTCTGGACCAGCACCTGATCCGGTGTCTCCGCCGGAAACTGATGCTCCCGCAGCTTCTCCACCCATCTCCGGCACTCTTCTTATCTCATCATCACTTTCCATTCCTATTATCGCGAACAACAATTTAGGGTAACATTTAGaataatctctttcaaatcacTAATCTGTCGCATCTAAAAATTCGTAAATTAGAAATgcagctcaaacacacacacagaaACATTTATGCTTCAGCTTGATCATATGGGTATACATGAAATGACAAACGAATTCGATTTACATACAAAAATTCATAAGTACATTCAATTTATACACCGAAATTTTAAGAAATCGAGATCAAATTATCAGAAACTAAAAAACAAGTCAAAGGAAAATCCACCTTCTTTGATTTCGATATGAAGTGCAGAGCTCGAAGATCTCTCACTACTCGAAGGTAAACTCGCCACCAACGAACTTGTCGCAGTTGGCTCTTGCATTTTGCccaatttctagagagagaaactataTATAaatcttagagagagaaagtaaagagGGAGAGAGTTTGGGACTTTTCTTTTAGTTCTTCACGTTACAGAGGCGGAGAGAGGTTATTCAGTAGCAGAGAGAAGGGAGATGTGATTGGAACCGTTGGATGAATCATTGATCCAACGGTGGAAAAGGTGTAAGCGTGGTACAATGAGGAGCCACGAGGTATCATGTTAATCCAATGATGTAGAGGTAAGATACGTGGATGAATTAGCGACGTTTGGTGATAGATGATGACCAACGGTTATGATTTGTTGAAGGCAAGTGAGTATATAGTGGGACCACTTTTTAGGTTTTATGTTTATGTGTGCCCATGAAAGTGTTGCAACGTGTTTGTTATTAGGTTTTCGacattttcaatgtttttaatgGCTTGTTTCTATAAGTTGAAgcttttaattaaatataaaaaagaaaaatgtttgggaatgtatttttttttgttattgttgGTCTAGTTCGATAGTACTAGGACTGGAAAATTCAACATCATTGTCATTGCATTTGACGGTATGACACCAAAGTTATTTTTTATAGACTTGTAGTTATCAAGTGTTGTAAATATAACTAGGTCCCGACTAATCGAAGCACCTGACCGACTAGAAAACATCTAACGCTTAATCTCCGTCAATAAAATGAGCGAAACAGTAAcaaacgatgaaattttaacactttaaaGAAATTTTGTCTCCATAGAAACTATTTGAggaatgattagtgttgtattaatcatattaacttatTTTTTGATAATACTAGAGGTATTTAcgaattttgttatgatattaatcatatttaatttattaaaattcaATGAATTAGCAattatggtccccgattaatccatATCTAACCGATTAATCCATTAATcttagtccaccgactagctaaagTCGATCATTTTTTACAACCTTAATATTATCAATAGATATTAGATATATGTGATGTTACAATTTACAAGTAAAGATATCTTTTAGACGGTATATATGTTCTTTTGATGGAAATATATTACCTTAATGTAATGTGTGATATGTAAGTTATCAAAATTAAGAATGTATTTTATTGATACTTAAAACACACTTGAAAGTGGGAGCATGCAATGAGATGGGTTGTAAGAATTGCATGTTTATACAATCATACTAAGAGTGTCctgtcattttttttttcttctttagcGTACAATCTTTGCCAAAATGGTTCTTAGCATTATAGTAACTACAATCATACCTAGAGTCTCTCAGTTAGTTTCTTTTCACTTGAGATCTCTTTCGAAACAACTTTGTTCTTATCTTTGAAATTAGGTTTTGAACCAGACTTGTCACCACCAATATGTTTACAAAACCATAATTTGATGATGGCTTCCTATAGAAGTTTTTGCTTTGTTGATAAACATAAGGGCATGATTTTCTCCATCaaattcatcatttttaacttCTTTGTAAAAAAAAACAAGCTGGTTCAAATGATCCTTTTTCGTAACGAGAGGAAGAGGACCATcagaatatttttatttgatttcttACATGATATCAGCTTCATGAGTCTTTAAGATGTCGAACAAGCCATTTAAAGTATatgattatattttttttgtaacatcccaaaataggagccaaaaatttcatttttaaaacatttaatttgCAAAACATTAGAATTAAAACATTCACGAAtcgtatcatttcataaaagatgttgctTGTCTGGAAACCATATTATCAAACATAATActgtcagagtacaaaatcccaggAGGATCCCATAGTGCGGAATAAAAAGTGTGTGtttgatgtaccgctaccgtgccagctccttccccttcgaagaagaagtacctgaaaccaaaactgaaaactgtaagcacgaagcttagtgagttcccccatcttaccacataccatacaatcacatatcatacacactgtcggacaattctggggtgcccgacctacccggcacagccattctggggtgccgacctacccatgtcaagccgttctagggtgctgactacccatgtcaaaccattctggggtgctgactacccatcggtcctaacaactgatcatcgggaactatttcaccccctactgctactatcacatatatcataacataacatattgtcagacatatctggggcgtccgatctacccttcggtcctaacgaccgggcttggggactattcccctcctactaccactatcacatataacatatcatgtcggcatataacatatcatcacgtactgtcagacatatctagggtgtctgacctacccttcggtcctaacaaccgaactccactactatcacatattcatatcatgctagcatataacatatcaggtagtagcaaacctagatgatatcacaaagacaatcatctaacatacaaatcctactggtgggccggcatggtggccgtagacccaccgctactggaaggtaactcacctaaaagtagctgctgatctgcgtgggaattgactgtcttctgctgctgctgtcccggaagtcctccggctaaaatccccacaaaacacccagtcaaatactgctaaccgacctcatggtaaaatgaccatttacccatgaccgagccaagagtcaaagtcaaagtcaacttccagttgacccgactcgccgagttggcctgccaactcgccgagtccctatccttttgtctgaccataaccccatctctactcgtcgagttaggcgttgactcgacgagttttccttttaatccatggtccaatagtccttcatcctactcgccgagttgtatgaacaactcgccgagttcatcttcatccgaagaacatactatgctgagactcgccgagttgtatgaacaactcaccgagtctgtttttgaggcaagaagattgccttggactcaccgagtcagggcattgactcgccgagtttcttcatgggtgagtctggcttccgactcactgagtcacaccccatagCTCACGACTCCACTCTGCAAACACAAAAAggggaaactcggggactcgcgactcaactcgtcgagtccgatgaacgactcaccgagtctgtcgCATGCAAACACTAAATATTAGATTTTGCTTGGATCCAGCTCATGACATACATAGacctgggtttctagggcctggttaacacgtaaagtttccaactttacatgtaaataaacaccaatgaaggttttagggatcaaaatgcactaaaagagtagatctagggctttcatgcaatatggctccataaaggcagtagatctgagcCCTTGTAGCTCAATCgtgcctagatctaagggttaatcaacttattacaaaccctaattcataatcaagcttggaaatggctcaagaaggactttaatggagctataaaggtctacaagcatgaaaacagagggaaact includes these proteins:
- the LOC111908039 gene encoding transcription factor HY5, with protein sequence MQEPTATSSLVASLPSSSERSSSSALHIEIKEGMESDDEIRRVPEMGGEAAGASVSGGDTGSGAGPDRVQSSNVGSRKRGRTPADKENKRLKRLLRNRVSAQQARERKKAYLNELEVRVKEIEKKNSELEERLSTLQNENQMLRHILKNTTAGMQEKK